The Mytilus edulis unplaced genomic scaffold, xbMytEdul2.2 SCAFFOLD_1575, whole genome shotgun sequence genome window below encodes:
- the LOC139508168 gene encoding uncharacterized protein, whose amino-acid sequence SYGGSSSLSNRLSASVLQKNEGYTWLSKVNEASLLSPGQHTLKLAKQMDRRLNRHRFNQKTTHFKRRRIQLRKLKKKSEFRSQIKEGTTYENETEVNDAISDIQQIPSRLTINDSEEFIIFDLETTGLSRNSDITQIAASSGSNIFQRYIMPRCEITHEASKITGLTFSHSTNKMYLNGTIVQTCAIEQALLDFIDFLKLQNKPVLVGHNITNFDMMVWKTD is encoded by the exons gTCTTATGGTGGATCCTCATCTTTGAGCAACAGGTTATCTGCTTCAGTTTTACAAAAGAATGAGGGCTATACATGGTTgtcaaag GTCAATGAAGCATCACTTTTGTCTCCAGGGCAACATACTTTAAAACTAGCGAAGCAAATGGACAGAAGATTAAACAGACATagatttaaccaaaaaaccaCTCATTTCAAAAGAAGAAGGATTCAACTtcgaaagttgaaaaaaaagtcagAATTCAGATCACAGATTAAAGAAGGAACCACCTATGAAAATGAAACAGAAGTGAATGATGCAATATCTGATATTCAGCAAATACCTTCTCGTCTTACTATAAATGATTCTGAAGAATTCATAATCTTTGATTTAGAAACAACAGGTTTATCTCGTAATAGTGACATCACACAGATTGCTGCATCAAGTGGgtcaaatatatttcaaagataTATAATGCCAAGATGTGAAATCACACACGAAGCAAGTAAAATCACAGGTCTTACATTCTCACACTCTACAAATAAAATGTACCTAAATGGAACCATAGTTCAGACTTGTGCTATTGAACAAGCACTGTtagattttattgatttcttaaaattacaaaacaaacctGTTCTTGTAGGACACAATATAACCAATTTTGATATGATGGTTTGGAAAACAGATTAA